ATTTTGGGAAAGAATTGTAGGGAAAGAGACCTTGCTTCCATGCTGCATTGCAATTCCATCCATAAGTCCGGCAAGCTCCTGCTCAAGCATTCCAAGTTTTGCAAGTTTCATTGCTGTAAAATGCATAGCATAACCTATGTTGCAAGCCTTGTCAATTTCCTCAATCTCATACTTGTCCTTTACAATTCTCTGAGCTACAATGGCTTTAATAAGAGTCACAGATGCCTTTTTCTTAAGAGAATCTATCGGGAGTCCAAGAAGAGAATTAAGCAAAATCATATTATGATATCTGTAAGGAGGCGTAAAGTGAATCTCTTTCTTTGCCTTCTTTGCAGCAGTCAAATATTTTTGCAAATCTGCATATTTTCTTGATTTTTTGACACCTACGCTTGCCGCCTTATCTGCAATTGAAGCCTGAGGTCCCATCCAAATAATATCATCTATGGAAACATCATTCCCAAAAATAATCTCCTCTCCGGTCTCCGCATCAATTACGGCAGCCAAATCAGGGTCATTCAACCCAAAGAAATACAGGAAGTTACTATCCTGCCTAAAAGTATAACAATTATCAGGATAATTTGACGGAGCATCACTGTTACCAAGAATTAAAATGATGCCCTTTGCAACATCCTTTGCAAGTCTTTGACGTCTTGCTGCGTATACTGCCTTTGTAAACATAATATTGTAATTTTAAAAATTGTCTAATTTTAGGTCCCGACAGATTTCTCCGCCAGATAACTACAAATATAACAAAAAAAAGGGACAGCTGTTGCTGTCCCTCTCTATAATCTATTTCAACTTAAACAGTTGAAAAATCTCTGCTACCAACCAGGATTCTGAGTCAAATTAGGATCCAAAACAATCTCTCCGGAAGGTATTGGCTCCAAATAATACTTATCATTCCAAGTATGTTTAACACTTGCTGTGTTATAAGAAGCTTTGTAAACCTTGGTTCCGGTTGTCCAGAAATTCTTAGCTATTACGTTAGCCCAAGTCTTCTTCTCGGCTGTAAGTTGTGCAGCATGGTCATCAAAGTAAGTCTTCAAAGCATCCTGTCTTGCACCAAGATAACAGTCAGGATTTATATCAAAATCAAGATAGCTACCCATCTTCCATCTCATCAAATCAGTATAGCGGAAACCATCAGCAAACAGCTCGCTTCTGCGCTCTCTTCTAAGTTCCCAAAGAAGAACGCTAACACCTGTCGTATTCTTAGGATCTGCAGTAATAGTAGTGCCGTTAACTGCAACTGCGCTTGTACCTACAAGTGTAAACCCAGGAATATTTCCGTGCTTTACACGCAAAATATTAACTGATTTGTCAAGGTCAGCTTGAGTGATAGCTGTTCCTCCAACTGTTCCAAGTTCTGCTGCTGCTTCTGCATAGTTCTCTAAAACTTCTGCATAAGTGAAGACAGGACCATCAGTATCATTGGTAGGAGCATTCCAAGTTGATAATTTCTCTTTTTCATCCTTTTTAGACCAAGGGACATATTTGCGAATCCAATAGCCGGTAGATGAAACAATACCATCTGTAAAGCCGCAACCTACAGGGCACATCAAAGTATCAACAACTGCAACCTTTAGACGAGCATCACGGTTCTGAATTGCTTTTTGTACAGTAGCGTCATCATATGTTCCCATATAAATAGGAAGACCGTCTGCATTTGCAAAGCTCTCAACCGCACTCTTGGTAATACCCCAAGAAGGAGTAGAAGAAATATCCCATCCATAAACTCCATGTCCTTTATTTACAAGACCCGCAGAAGCAGTTTCGCTGTAAATGTCATACATTATCAAGTCTGTTCTTGGTGTTTTAACAAAATCATCAGTTATATAAAGACCTGCATAATCTGTATTAATGGAATAAAGACCGCTGGCAATAACCTTGCCTGCAGCAGCTTTAGCTATTTCATAAAAATACTTAGCATTAGCTGTATTATTAGCGTGATATTTCTGCCAAGCACCCTCAAACAAAGCGGCACGTGCCAACAATGCATTAGCCACCATGCTATTTACAGTATTTTTGTCTGCCGCACTTGGAGCATAGCAACTATCAGCAGCAGCCTGCAAGTCTGCGCAAGCATTCTTCATTACTGTAACACGATCATCGCGAGCCCTTCCAAGAGCAGCTGCATCATCAATATCAATTTCTGTATCAACCCATACAACATCTCCATAAGTCTTAACAAGTTCAAAATATTCCATACCACGGAAGAAGCGTGCAACACCTCTCCAGTGAGCCTTTGCAGCTGCTGTCATATTAGGAACTAAAGAAATACGGTTCAACATAACATTCGCTCTACGTATATATGCATAAGGAGTGCTCCATGAACCTGAACTACTAGGAACGTTGGATGTAAACTGATTGAATGAATCAGAATTGTAATCATCGGTAATGCCTTCACCATGGTATTGACCTCTGTTCCAACCGCTTCCGTAACTATATGAATTAAACAAACCATAAAAACCCCAAGAAAACATCTTAATAGAAGCCTCAGATGACCAGTTTGTAGCATCTGAATTTGCATCTAGAGGTTTTTTGTCCAAATAGCTGTTGCAGCCCGTCATGCTAAAAGCAAGGCAGACAATAGCAACTAATGCAAAAACTTTATTTTTCATAACTTTCATATTTTTCAGTAATTAAAATGTAACCTGAACACCAAATGACCACTGGCGGTTGAAAGGCATAGCCCTGCCTGCATAGTGGCTATCAATACCAGATGCTGTATTCCAGCCTCCTGTTAATTCAGGATCCATTACACCATGAATATGGTCCCAAGTAATTGCGTTCTCAATACTGCAATAAACGCGGACCTTCTGTATAAACGCCTTCTGTGATATCTTAGCAGGAAGAGTGTAACCAACTGTAACATTCTTCAAGCGCAAGTAAGCAAGATTCTGAAGGAATTTTGTCTGAGGATAGTAGTTATTTCTGCCACCGTAAGGTAGACCATTAAGAGTAGAACCAACGCCGTCGCCAAAATAAGGACGAGGGAATTTTGCATTTTGATTATCCTCTGTCCAATAGTCAAGCTGATTTCTGAAGATATTCATCTGAGAACCTTCAGCTGTAGGCAGGAACAAAGATGAATATGAATACATATCACGCTTGCCAACGCCCTGGAACAAAATCTCTGCATCAATACCCTTCCAAGAAGCGCCCATACGCAAACTATACTCAAATCTTGGAGTCGTATTTCCAATTCTCTTTAAATCACCATGTTTAGAGATAGTTCCATCTCCTGTATTAATGTTATTATCACCGTCAAGGTCTTTGTACTTGATGTCACCAGCACCATAAACGAATCCTCCCTTTTGCAAATTACCCTGCCAAGCTTTAATAGTAGCAGCGTCATCTGCGCTCGTCCAATATCTATCAGTTTCAAAGCCCCAAATTTCACCAAGTTTTTTACCTTCGTAATAATCTGTCAATCTGCCAACACTTGTATTCCATTTGGAAATCTTTGATGTTGCATCAGCAAGTGTGAAAGTAGCATAAACAGAAAAATCATTATTGAATGCATGGTTATAATCAACCTGAAGTTCCCAACCTGTTGTCTTCAAGTCTCCGCTGTTCTCCTGAGGAAGATTAGGGAAACCACCGTAATCAACAACTGCATTACGGTCAACAAGCATTCCAATATTCTTGCGCTGATACCAATCAAATGCAAGAGTCAATTCATTGTTAAGGAAACCTGCATCAAATCCAATATCAAGAGTTCTGATTTTCTCCCATGTCATACTCCTGCCAATGATTGTTGGCATTGTGCTAGCTGTAGGGAAATTACCATCAGTCAAAACCCAATTAGAATTGGTATAAGTGTCTATAAGAGACATAAATGGATAGAAATTGGTTGAAGATGCTATGTTCTGGTTGCCTATTGAACCGTAAGAAGCACGTAACTTTAAGTTAGAAACATACTTCTTGATTGGAGCCCAGAATTTCTCTTCAGAAATTCTATAACCAACAGACATTGAAGGGAAGAAAGCCCATTTGTCACCTTTCTTGAATAAAGATGAACCATCATAACGTCCGTTCAACTCCAACAAATATTTACCCTGATAATCGTAATTAATACGAGCAAAGAAACCTGCAGATGATCTAGCTCTCAAAGCCTCATCAACTGTAGCTTTTCCGTTATGATCACGAGTAAGATTAAGGGTAGGAATATTAATGTTCTGGATGCCTTGAGAATAAAGATAGTTGCTATCATATTTGTAATCCTCAGTATTCATACCAACTTTGAATGCAAAGTGGTTATCCTCAAACAGATTGTAAAGATAATCTAAGTAAGCATTGAAAGTGTTAGAAGATGTTTTTACCCATGTGTTATCCAAATAGTCGCTTGTTGTATAAGCAGCTTTTGGAGCATAAGAATTCCACCAGTTTGCAATGTAGCAAGGATATGCAATATCTCTGTCCTCATAATTGTACTTGCCTCTGGTGTATTCAGCTGTTAATGTCAAACCTTTATAAAGATTAGCTTTTAGATTGGCACCGATAGTTAAATATTCATCAGTAGTAGTACAAGTTGGCTCATAAGCAACAAAGCCGTTACCTTGTCTGAAATATAGACCTTCGCCGGAAGCAGATTTTGCATTTAGATAATTACCTGAATCATCCTTGGCACCATCAGAAATACCATAAGGGAACCATGTCGGGAATCTCATATCGTATGCAAGAAGTCTCATTGCACCATCACTGGATGCATATCCGTGAGGATACTTTTGCATCTTCTCTGTGTACATAAGTTTTGTTCCAACATTCAACCATTTGTATAGCTGAGTATTAGTTGAAATAT
The window above is part of the Bacteroidales bacterium genome. Proteins encoded here:
- a CDS encoding RagB/SusD family nutrient uptake outer membrane protein yields the protein MKNKVFALVAIVCLAFSMTGCNSYLDKKPLDANSDATNWSSEASIKMFSWGFYGLFNSYSYGSGWNRGQYHGEGITDDYNSDSFNQFTSNVPSSSGSWSTPYAYIRRANVMLNRISLVPNMTAAAKAHWRGVARFFRGMEYFELVKTYGDVVWVDTEIDIDDAAALGRARDDRVTVMKNACADLQAAADSCYAPSAADKNTVNSMVANALLARAALFEGAWQKYHANNTANAKYFYEIAKAAAGKVIASGLYSINTDYAGLYITDDFVKTPRTDLIMYDIYSETASAGLVNKGHGVYGWDISSTPSWGITKSAVESFANADGLPIYMGTYDDATVQKAIQNRDARLKVAVVDTLMCPVGCGFTDGIVSSTGYWIRKYVPWSKKDEKEKLSTWNAPTNDTDGPVFTYAEVLENYAEAAAELGTVGGTAITQADLDKSVNILRVKHGNIPGFTLVGTSAVAVNGTTITADPKNTTGVSVLLWELRRERRSELFADGFRYTDLMRWKMGSYLDFDINPDCYLGARQDALKTYFDDHAAQLTAEKKTWANVIAKNFWTTGTKVYKASYNTASVKHTWNDKYYLEPIPSGEIVLDPNLTQNPGW
- a CDS encoding TonB-dependent receptor; this encodes MSIKQNCGKLLKLALMTVAAMVFSFGAMWAQNSKVTGKVTDKSGEPLAGVYVLVQGTRNGTSTDANGAYTLNAPSKGTLVFTYMGFNTANVAVNGRSSVNVVMEESATTLNDVVVVGFGTQKKVNLTGAVSSVDVGKTFNSKPITDVSKGLQGTVPGLTITFATNDLGASPSIKVRGTGSINGNNKPLVLLDGVEIPDLSFVNPDNIKSISVLKDAASASIYGTRAAFGVVLITSKDGSNMTDKVQITYSNNLSWNQPIALPKYCTSKKDVIAQLNHGIIAQKNVDGSDLEGFGMYYKDLIEPISEWFDKYKSQVSGEVWKYGRDYSYQGGTFYSYRVSDPNKETLKKFSFQQNHNLTITGSTGKTNYNIAYSYSKQDGQLKKAAKQYVQRNNINISTNTQLYKWLNVGTKLMYTEKMQKYPHGYASSDGAMRLLAYDMRFPTWFPYGISDGAKDDSGNYLNAKSASGEGLYFRQGNGFVAYEPTCTTTDEYLTIGANLKANLYKGLTLTAEYTRGKYNYEDRDIAYPCYIANWWNSYAPKAAYTTSDYLDNTWVKTSSNTFNAYLDYLYNLFEDNHFAFKVGMNTEDYKYDSNYLYSQGIQNINIPTLNLTRDHNGKATVDEALRARSSAGFFARINYDYQGKYLLELNGRYDGSSLFKKGDKWAFFPSMSVGYRISEEKFWAPIKKYVSNLKLRASYGSIGNQNIASSTNFYPFMSLIDTYTNSNWVLTDGNFPTASTMPTIIGRSMTWEKIRTLDIGFDAGFLNNELTLAFDWYQRKNIGMLVDRNAVVDYGGFPNLPQENSGDLKTTGWELQVDYNHAFNNDFSVYATFTLADATSKISKWNTSVGRLTDYYEGKKLGEIWGFETDRYWTSADDAATIKAWQGNLQKGGFVYGAGDIKYKDLDGDNNINTGDGTISKHGDLKRIGNTTPRFEYSLRMGASWKGIDAEILFQGVGKRDMYSYSSLFLPTAEGSQMNIFRNQLDYWTEDNQNAKFPRPYFGDGVGSTLNGLPYGGRNNYYPQTKFLQNLAYLRLKNVTVGYTLPAKISQKAFIQKVRVYCSIENAITWDHIHGVMDPELTGGWNTASGIDSHYAGRAMPFNRQWSFGVQVTF